In Phlebotomus papatasi isolate M1 chromosome 1, Ppap_2.1, whole genome shotgun sequence, the following proteins share a genomic window:
- the LOC129801657 gene encoding cytochrome P450 4C1-like isoform X2 produces the protein MKLLEKVELPATVFVGPLKMLVFLDDPEDLEILLSDPNALAKPYMYEFFKNERGLVAAPVNIWRAHRKILSPSFGLNVIKTLIPIFNQKVQVMINNLSKEQEGANINILDYMYSCVLDLITTTLTDVDIDVQEGKNQDYLGAVKSASLVVATRVAKTIYHIDWIFNLSKMYRIQMESMAVIHNFFDRIIKMKRELFDEVADAEEERREELALLNNEEIEQKPKIVINQLFRYWVKGHIDFKDVRGELDVMLYSASDTTTNLASYTLLMLAMHPKVQEKALEELKRVFVDESILIDYDSIKQLQYLDMVIKETLRLYPVIPYIGREVSQDIKLKNLTVPARTAVGIPIMSINRNPKTWGPNAHLFDPDNFLPERVAKRHPYQFLAFSGGPRNCIGMTYGLIAVRTIVAGVLMRFKLSTSLKFDDIRMVFNITLRIINENFIQLEHRRDFWTK, from the exons ATGAAACTACTTGAGAAAGTAGAACTTCCAGCAACAGTGTTTGTCGGACCACTTAAAATGTTAGTTTTTCTGGATGATCCTGAG gATCTAGAAATTCTTTTGTCAGACCCCAATGCTCTGGCAAAACCGTATATGTATGAGTTCTTTAAAAACGAAAGAGGACTTGTTGCTGCTCCAG TTAATATCTGGAGGGCACATAGAAAAATTCTCAGTCCATCCTTCGGATTGAATGTGATCAAAACTCTTATCCCAATCTTCAATCAAAAGGTTCAAGTGATGATCAACAATTTGAGTAAAGAGCAGGAAGGAGCCAATATCAATATTCTTGACTACATGTACTCATGTGTTCTGGATCTAATTACAA CAACTCTCACTGACGTGGATATTGACGTTCAGGAGGGGAAAAACCAAGATTACTTGGGAGCTGTTAAAAGTGCCTCATTAGTGGTTGCAACTCGAGTGGCCAAGACAATCTATCACATTGATTGGATATTCAATCTGTCCAAGATGTATCGGATTCAGATGGAATCTATGGCCGTGATTCACAATTTCTTTGACCGAATAATCAAGATGAAAAGGGAATTGTTCGATGAAGTAGCAGATGCTGAAGAAGAAAGAAGGGAAGAGCTTGCTCTCCTGAACAACGAGGAAATCGAGCAAAAGCCCAAAATTGTGATTAATCAGCTTTTCAGATATTGGGTCAAAGGGCATATTGATTTTAAGGATGTTAGAGGTGAACTCGATGTTATGCTGTACTCTGCTTCAGACACAACAACCAATCTAGCCTCCTACACCCTTTTAATGTTGGCAATGCATCCGAAGGTTCAGGAAAAAGCACTTGAAGAACTGAAGAGAGTATTTGTTGATGAAAGCATTTTAATTGATTATGATAGCATCAAACAATTGCAATATTTGGATATGGTTATCAAAGAGACTTTGAGACTCTATCCTGTAATACCCTATATCGGACGAGAAGTATCTCAGGACATAAAATTGA AAAATCTTACGGTTCCGGCTAGAACTGCAGTGGGCATTCCTATTATGAGCATAAATCGTAACCCTAAGACATGGGGTCCAAATGCTCATCTTTTCGATCCGGACAATTTTCTTCCCGAAAGAGTGGCTAAAAGGCATCCCTACCAATTCCTTGCATTTTCTGGAGGTCCGAGAAATTGCATCGGAATGACTTACGGTTTAATTGCTGTTCGGACAATTGTAGCTGGTGTTCTCATGCGCTTCAAATTGAGTACATCTCTTAAATTTGACGACATTAGAATGGTCTTTAACATTACTCTAAGAattatcaatgaaaatttcatacaacTTGAGCATAGAAGAgatttttggacaaaataa
- the LOC129801657 gene encoding cytochrome P450 4C1-like isoform X1 → MGLSSVFLSLSLISLVVFLLYVYLEKRRLHKLVGHLNKFPEHPFIGGIMAFIGKDPEEITKYAMKLLEKVELPATVFVGPLKMLVFLDDPEDLEILLSDPNALAKPYMYEFFKNERGLVAAPVNIWRAHRKILSPSFGLNVIKTLIPIFNQKVQVMINNLSKEQEGANINILDYMYSCVLDLITTTLTDVDIDVQEGKNQDYLGAVKSASLVVATRVAKTIYHIDWIFNLSKMYRIQMESMAVIHNFFDRIIKMKRELFDEVADAEEERREELALLNNEEIEQKPKIVINQLFRYWVKGHIDFKDVRGELDVMLYSASDTTTNLASYTLLMLAMHPKVQEKALEELKRVFVDESILIDYDSIKQLQYLDMVIKETLRLYPVIPYIGREVSQDIKLKNLTVPARTAVGIPIMSINRNPKTWGPNAHLFDPDNFLPERVAKRHPYQFLAFSGGPRNCIGMTYGLIAVRTIVAGVLMRFKLSTSLKFDDIRMVFNITLRIINENFIQLEHRRDFWTK, encoded by the exons GAGCATCCATTTATTGGCGGAATTATGGCGTTTATTGGAAAAGATCCTGAAG AAATAACTAAATATGCAATGAAACTACTTGAGAAAGTAGAACTTCCAGCAACAGTGTTTGTCGGACCACTTAAAATGTTAGTTTTTCTGGATGATCCTGAG gATCTAGAAATTCTTTTGTCAGACCCCAATGCTCTGGCAAAACCGTATATGTATGAGTTCTTTAAAAACGAAAGAGGACTTGTTGCTGCTCCAG TTAATATCTGGAGGGCACATAGAAAAATTCTCAGTCCATCCTTCGGATTGAATGTGATCAAAACTCTTATCCCAATCTTCAATCAAAAGGTTCAAGTGATGATCAACAATTTGAGTAAAGAGCAGGAAGGAGCCAATATCAATATTCTTGACTACATGTACTCATGTGTTCTGGATCTAATTACAA CAACTCTCACTGACGTGGATATTGACGTTCAGGAGGGGAAAAACCAAGATTACTTGGGAGCTGTTAAAAGTGCCTCATTAGTGGTTGCAACTCGAGTGGCCAAGACAATCTATCACATTGATTGGATATTCAATCTGTCCAAGATGTATCGGATTCAGATGGAATCTATGGCCGTGATTCACAATTTCTTTGACCGAATAATCAAGATGAAAAGGGAATTGTTCGATGAAGTAGCAGATGCTGAAGAAGAAAGAAGGGAAGAGCTTGCTCTCCTGAACAACGAGGAAATCGAGCAAAAGCCCAAAATTGTGATTAATCAGCTTTTCAGATATTGGGTCAAAGGGCATATTGATTTTAAGGATGTTAGAGGTGAACTCGATGTTATGCTGTACTCTGCTTCAGACACAACAACCAATCTAGCCTCCTACACCCTTTTAATGTTGGCAATGCATCCGAAGGTTCAGGAAAAAGCACTTGAAGAACTGAAGAGAGTATTTGTTGATGAAAGCATTTTAATTGATTATGATAGCATCAAACAATTGCAATATTTGGATATGGTTATCAAAGAGACTTTGAGACTCTATCCTGTAATACCCTATATCGGACGAGAAGTATCTCAGGACATAAAATTGA AAAATCTTACGGTTCCGGCTAGAACTGCAGTGGGCATTCCTATTATGAGCATAAATCGTAACCCTAAGACATGGGGTCCAAATGCTCATCTTTTCGATCCGGACAATTTTCTTCCCGAAAGAGTGGCTAAAAGGCATCCCTACCAATTCCTTGCATTTTCTGGAGGTCCGAGAAATTGCATCGGAATGACTTACGGTTTAATTGCTGTTCGGACAATTGTAGCTGGTGTTCTCATGCGCTTCAAATTGAGTACATCTCTTAAATTTGACGACATTAGAATGGTCTTTAACATTACTCTAAGAattatcaatgaaaatttcatacaacTTGAGCATAGAAGAgatttttggacaaaataa